From the genome of Spinacia oleracea cultivar Varoflay chromosome 2, BTI_SOV_V1, whole genome shotgun sequence, one region includes:
- the LOC130467336 gene encoding uncharacterized protein gives MPLRSNVWRAGESSRPQDSRGISLAPERSGTNRGLPTSLPRRDQVTRPPSRGYPPVVLRPASRRQEYYEAESELSATGSIPVMEDPPFFPSTRQTQMTPNRVSLRPRLLTSRREPTYHIQQGLNNLTLRHMSTPFSEDIMNAPKEPKVKTPTIEAYDGTIDPDMHLVAYRHHMYVQGTNKATWCKYFPATLKGVASKWFERLLPGSIASFNELQTLFSTRFMAHKEERKTSMHLGRIQQGKDESLRSYVKCFNLEAGQIPEMPDGVSFDNFIRGLKKGSFKFDLVKKSVRTMAEALDEAEAFIHATEICSASKDGRIGEATDSSGKKDKIDRKAPRVNGTWALSKEHDNNSPGHKRERPQEREYFEYNTDLLTKLKDVRTRYDLERPFPMKSPAESRDPKLYCQFHEDIGHETKNCRSLKRALDGLASKGHLKNYLQRNSHGSGKSQYKKNKSPVMLSGKSPLDPFPRIEICESDGGRIATLHDDPLVVEFKISNMRVKRILIDTRSSFDIMSLECLNRLAHDPKTMDSIHYPIIGFGGSIMHPVGVITLPVWIGDRKDGRKMEVNFLIVKDLTAYNVILGPPTLNKIKVVVVTHLMLLKFVCDDGAIGTIHGNQQQARDCYLTTLNPSAWKKDSAEARSKRKHEE, from the exons ATGCCACTCAGATCCAATGTATGGAGAGCTGGAGAGAGCTCCCGTCCGCAAGATAGCCGTGGAATCAGTCTGGCGCCTGAGCGCTCAGGGACCAATCGCGGCCTCCCGACCTCTCTACCACGAAGGGACCAAGTCACGCGACCACCATCTAGGGGCTATCCACCAGTCGTCTTACGGCCCGCCTCGAGGCGTCAAGAATATTATGAAGCTGAGTCTGAACTATCAGCCACTGGGTCCATCCCGGTGATGGAAGATCCACCGTTTTTCCCTTCAACTCGACAGACCCAGATGACGCCCAACAGGGTAAGCCTGCGTCCACGACTGCTCACCAGCCGCCGTGAACCTACTTACCACATTCAGCAAGGGCTTAATAATCTGACgctaaggcacatgagtactCCCTTCTCTGAGGATATTATGAACGCCCCAAAAGAGCCCAAGGTAAAAACTCCAACcattgaagcttatgacggTACCATAGATCCCGATATGCACCTAGTTGCATACCGTCATCatatgtatgttcaaggaaccaataaggccacttggtgcaaatatttcCCGGCCACTctcaaaggagtagcgtctAAATGGTTTGAGCGATTGCTCCCAGGGTCAATTGCCTCTTTCAACGAACTGCAAACCCTGTTCTCCACcaggttcatggcacacaaggaagaaaggaaaaccagtATGCACTTGGGACGAATTCAACAGGGGAAGGATGAGTCACTGAGAAGCTATGTGAAATGCTTTAACCTAGAGGCCGGACAAATCCCAGAAATGCCGGACGGCGTCTCCTTCGATAATTTTATCAGAGGGCTGAAGAAGGGATCCTTTAAGTTTGACCTAGTCAAGAAAAGTGTAAGGACTATGGCTGAGGCTTTGGACGAGGCcgaagcatttatccatgcaacagaaatatgcagcgcgtcaaaAGATGGAAGGATTGGAGAAGCAACAGATTCCTCAGGGAAGAAAGACAAGATAGACAGAAAAGCCCCACGAGTTAATGGTACGTGGGCACTCTCAAAAGAGCATGATAACAATTCTCCTGGACACAAGAGAGAACGTCCACAAGAAAGAGAATActtcgagtataacacagatcTCCTCACAAAACTGAAAGATGTTAGAACCAGGTATGACCTTGAACGACCTTTCCCCATGAAGTCTCCTGCTGAGAGTCGAGACCCTAAgttatattgccagttccatgaagacaTAGGGCATGAAACCAAAAACTGCAGGAGCCTGAAGAGAGCTCTAGACGGCCTAGCCTCTAAAGGACAtctcaagaactacttacagaGGAATTCTCACGGCTCTGGGAAGAGCCagtacaaaaagaacaagtcacct GTAATGCTGTCAGGAAAGTCACCTCTGGACCCATTCCCGCGGATCGAGATATGTGAGTCAGATGGTGGACGAATAGCCACTCTGCATGATGATCCCTTGGTGGTCGAGTTCAAAATATCCAATATGAGGGTGAAGCGCATCTTAATAGACACGAGGAGCTCGTTTGACATAATGAGCCTGGAATGCCTCAACCGCCTAGCACATGACCCCAAAACCATGGATAGCATACACTATCCCATTATTGGTTTTGGAGGAAGCATTATGCATCCTGTAGGCGTCATCACTCTGCCGGTTTGGATTGGGGATAGAAAAGACGGACGGAAGATGGAAGTGAACTTCCTAATTGTTAAGGACTTGACAGCGTACAACGTCATCTTGGGACCACCCACCCTGAACAAGATTAAAGTagtagtcgtcacccatctgatgctcttgaagtttgtatgtgatGATGGGGCAATAGGAACCATACATGGAAACCAGCAACAAGCAAGAGACTGCTACCTCACcaccctcaacccgtcagcatggaagaaAGATTCGGCCGAAGCCAGAAGCAAAAGAAAGCATGAAGAATAA